In Ornithodoros turicata isolate Travis chromosome 1, ASM3712646v1, whole genome shotgun sequence, the DNA window AAAAAGATGGGAGCTACTTTTTTCCTTGCTTCTgggtaactgatgttctgtgtaACCTTAACGTGCAGGACTTCCTTTTcatatttccactttgtacaggacctcgagtaggatgggtggttgGAAGAACAGTTGACACAGCAGTCTGGCCCTTTGCATTCTTTAGTCTCATGGTCAGACTTTCCACATCGTGCACAACAGGCAGAGCCACGGCACCCGTCTGCAGCATgtccaaacctgttgcaccgaAAACAGCGCAACGGGTTCGGTATGTAAGGTCGGACATCTGCTGAGAGGTAGCCTACTTTTAGTTTTGTTGGAAGTGTGGGCCTGTCAAAAGTCAGTACTATATTTCGTGTGGTGATGTACTCCCAATTTTTACGGATTTTGATTTTGCGTACATCAATGACATCCTGGTCCTTCAAGTTTTCTAGGATTTCTTCCACAGGCACGTCAATCAGTTCTGATACTGCGATGACGCCCCTGCAAGTGTTCAGTGTTTTGTGCAAGGAAGCTGAAATCTTTTTACCCAT includes these proteins:
- the LOC135392559 gene encoding uncharacterized protein LOC135392559 — translated: MSPFFIEKAVASLSKYITEIKRIRSGDLLVKCTNEIDCERILNTHEMMGKKISASLHKTLNTCRGVIAVSELIDVPVEEILENLKDQDVIDVRKIKIRKNWEYITTRNIVLTFDRPTLPTKLKVGYLSADVRPYIPNPLRCFRCNRFGHAADGCRGSACCARCGKSDHETKECKGPDCCVNCSSNHPSYSRSCTKWKYEKEVLHVKVTQNISYPEARKKVAPIFFEKSFATAVKQKVKLVTQYTQTEQSLLIETTTKDVQGGARPPPVPETPVASLTPTPLLSSQSTETTSMDCEDETSSERSFASTSSQVLQKNRASLSGSGSLPDISDKELAAARKKPTRPRVTPPTKNR